Proteins found in one Candidatus Neomarinimicrobiota bacterium genomic segment:
- a CDS encoding TonB family protein: MTGLWQTLQLKAPALLTVLLPLEIQFTIVVLVVLALDSWISKATSRFRYALWLVALAKALWPPVLSIPALDLWPGTEENFTFLAPVIGLAPMQPGETTSASLGAILLLAWLGTSLALLILIAVRFVIFRVQLYASPARRWSPSQAWPLSGEVWPPVFTSDHIPSPLTIGLLRPRIYLTAQAARAEPATLRAILYHELAHIRRRDGLVNLLQGIALMLHPLNPLTWIMVIRLARYREQICDEYALVRTAMEPRQYGELLLEQLHNSMLPRPAFQTGTCFSETKNNFKKRLAHIISLKERTMKRTTTNQKLLLASLTFGLLLIASQCQKHEEDIAAGLSKSPAPPPAKELAGEFEPVFVPYDTPPVPIGGFKAIQKHLIYPEEAKKAGVEGMVILTLQVLANGQTGDAIKVMRNDSGDPRLAEAAIKALRNVTWEPALQEGEPVAVWVAVPVDFKLKE, translated from the coding sequence ATGACCGGCCTGTGGCAGACTTTGCAGTTGAAGGCGCCTGCGCTACTGACAGTCCTGCTGCCGCTAGAAATCCAGTTCACCATCGTCGTGCTGGTTGTTCTGGCCCTGGACAGTTGGATATCGAAAGCCACGTCCAGGTTCCGGTACGCCCTCTGGCTGGTGGCCCTCGCCAAGGCTCTCTGGCCGCCGGTGCTGTCCATACCGGCTCTGGACCTCTGGCCTGGCACTGAGGAGAATTTCACCTTCCTGGCACCTGTCATAGGTCTGGCACCTATGCAGCCTGGGGAGACCACCTCGGCATCACTGGGCGCGATCCTGCTCCTAGCCTGGTTGGGGACATCCCTGGCGCTGCTCATTCTGATAGCCGTTCGATTTGTCATATTCCGGGTACAGCTGTACGCTTCACCGGCGCGCCGGTGGTCTCCCTCCCAGGCCTGGCCGCTTTCAGGGGAGGTATGGCCGCCGGTGTTCACTTCGGACCACATTCCTTCGCCTCTCACCATCGGTCTACTGCGCCCGCGGATTTACCTGACCGCCCAGGCCGCCCGGGCTGAACCCGCCACCCTGCGGGCTATCCTCTACCACGAGCTTGCCCACATCCGCCGCCGGGATGGGTTGGTCAACCTGCTCCAGGGGATCGCCCTCATGCTGCACCCCTTGAACCCTCTGACATGGATCATGGTAATCCGCCTGGCCCGTTACCGGGAGCAGATCTGTGACGAGTATGCGCTGGTTCGCACGGCTATGGAACCGCGGCAATACGGGGAACTACTGTTGGAGCAGCTACATAACAGCATGCTTCCCCGCCCGGCCTTCCAGACGGGAACCTGTTTCTCTGAGACCAAAAACAATTTTAAGAAACGACTTGCTCACATAATCAGCTTAAAGGAGCGAACTATGAAGCGTACGACGACAAATCAGAAACTGCTGCTGGCGAGCCTGACATTCGGCTTGCTCTTAATTGCCTCTCAATGCCAAAAACATGAAGAGGATATTGCCGCAGGCTTGTCAAAATCGCCTGCGCCGCCGCCCGCAAAGGAACTCGCCGGGGAGTTTGAACCCGTCTTCGTTCCCTATGACACCCCGCCCGTCCCAATCGGCGGGTTCAAAGCTATCCAGAAGCATCTGATCTACCCTGAAGAGGCTAAGAAGGCCGGCGTGGAAGGAATGGTAATTCTCACGCTTCAGGTGCTGGCCAACGGCCAGACTGGTGATGCTATCAAGGTCATGCGCAACGACTCCGGCGATCCCCGCCTGGCCGAGGCCGCTATTAAAGCGCTCCGGAACGTCACCTGGGAGCCAGCCCTACAGGAAGGGGAACCGGTAGCAGTATGGGTCGCGGTCCCGGTTGATTTCAAGCTAAAGGAATGA
- a CDS encoding phospholipase D-like domain-containing protein — MSLQIGNLELYMGPSELGAPDNLEEIIVQFIDGARKRLDVAVQELESVPIASALIRARQRRVVVRIVIEWDYLSVDRAISTPFSPGGANEPNRGIHDALLRAHARIHTDYNPHIFHQKFMVRDSGSEEAAVLSGSTNFTPTGVSQNLNHVVIIRDKQVARVYWREFKEIMQGHFGKLNEGHDPLPPEVDVSGVRVKVLFAPDHNPEMEIMKQMAKARERIDFAIFTFAESSGIDDTMIALARTGAVKIRGALDGPAARQKWAAAWNVAKSGAELYAVPHKALLNKLHHKLMVIDGQVIIAGSFNYTGPATRLNDENIIVLGDLGTTDTAARNRQQRLGQFALQEIDRIIRDYGEAF, encoded by the coding sequence ATGAGCCTTCAAATAGGTAACCTTGAGCTGTATATGGGCCCTTCGGAGCTGGGGGCCCCCGACAACCTGGAAGAAATCATCGTCCAATTCATCGACGGCGCCAGGAAGCGCCTGGATGTGGCGGTACAGGAACTGGAATCGGTGCCCATCGCCTCAGCCCTGATCCGGGCCCGCCAGCGCCGGGTGGTGGTGCGGATAGTCATCGAGTGGGACTACCTGAGCGTCGACCGGGCAATATCCACCCCCTTCAGCCCCGGTGGTGCCAACGAGCCGAACCGCGGAATCCACGACGCCCTGCTTCGCGCCCACGCCCGGATACACACCGATTACAATCCCCACATCTTCCACCAGAAGTTCATGGTCCGCGACTCCGGTAGTGAAGAGGCGGCCGTGCTCAGCGGCTCCACCAACTTCACCCCCACCGGAGTATCGCAGAACCTCAACCACGTGGTGATCATCCGCGACAAGCAGGTGGCCAGGGTCTACTGGCGGGAGTTTAAGGAGATCATGCAGGGCCACTTCGGCAAGTTGAACGAAGGGCACGATCCCCTACCTCCGGAGGTGGATGTCTCCGGCGTGCGCGTCAAGGTGCTCTTCGCGCCGGACCATAACCCGGAAATGGAGATCATGAAGCAGATGGCCAAGGCCCGCGAGCGCATTGATTTCGCCATCTTCACCTTTGCCGAATCGTCAGGCATCGACGACACCATGATTGCCCTGGCCCGCACCGGGGCTGTCAAAATCCGCGGCGCCCTGGACGGACCCGCTGCCCGGCAGAAGTGGGCGGCGGCCTGGAATGTGGCCAAGTCCGGGGCCGAACTCTACGCGGTTCCCCACAAGGCCCTGTTGAACAAGCTCCACCACAAGCTCATGGTCATCGATGGGCAGGTGATCATCGCCGGCAGCTTCAACTACACTGGTCCCGCTACCCGCCTGAACGACGAAAATATCATTGTTCTCGGCGATCTGGGCACCACCGATACCGCCGCCCGCAACCGGCAGCAGCGCCTGGGGCAGTTCGCCCTCCAGGAGATCGACCGCATCATCCGGGATTACGGCGAGGCGTTCTAA
- a CDS encoding BlaI/MecI/CopY family transcriptional regulator gives MKQSRKELSVAEWEIMHAIWRVGRSVTVRQVLEAAYPRSEKAYTTVQTLMNILVEKGFLTRRKQGRINYYSAVRGREDVLRGSLIGVAQRMFQGSLGAMASFLVSSVKLRPEELQELKRILAEHTEESR, from the coding sequence ATGAAGCAGTCTCGAAAGGAACTTTCCGTCGCGGAGTGGGAAATCATGCACGCAATCTGGCGCGTGGGCAGGTCCGTTACCGTCCGGCAGGTCCTGGAAGCCGCCTATCCCCGGTCGGAAAAGGCCTACACCACCGTTCAGACCCTGATGAATATACTGGTAGAAAAGGGATTCCTGACACGCCGCAAGCAGGGTAGGATCAACTACTACTCCGCCGTCAGGGGCCGGGAGGATGTACTACGGGGTTCGCTGATCGGGGTCGCTCAGCGCATGTTTCAAGGCTCCCTGGGCGCCATGGCTTCTTTTCTGGTCAGTTCCGTCAAACTCAGGCCTGAGGAGCTGCAGGAGTTGAAGCGGATTCTGGCTGAACATACAGAAGAAAGCCGATGA